In Thermococcus sp., the DNA window GTGGGAGGCTATCCTCCTCCTGACCTTCGTAACCGCGGCCCTGAGTTCCTCCATGGGCATCCCCTTGGGCTATAATCGGGAGGGTGACCTAAAAGCTTTTGGGAGCTTTGAACAAAGGTAGTGCGGTGAAACTGATGTGCAGGGTTCTCTTTGCAGTTGGAATGGGGGAGGAGATGGCTCCCCTTGTCGATGCCTTCGTGAAGGCCTCCAAGAACGACCCTTACAAGGCCGCCCGTGGGAAGAAGCCTTACCACGGGGATGGATGGGGCTACGTTCTCCTAAAGGATGGGAGCGTGAGCCACTACCGCTCGCTCAAGCCGGTCTTTAAAGACGGCAGTGCCGTTGAACGGCTCAAGGACAACCTTGAGGGCTTCATCGTTCTTATGGCCCATTCACGGGCGGCCTCACAGGGAAAGAAAAGCCTCTTTAACGTCCAGCCCTTCGCCTTCTCAACTAGGAGGGGCTTTTCCTTCTGGCTCTATCACAATGGCGACCTTGACAAAGGAAGGATAATAAGGATGGCCGAGTTCGAGGGGGAGAGCTTCGAAGGGGTCTCAGACAGCTACGCAATGGGCGCTTACATGTGCAGGAAGCTCGAGTCTCCAGAACCAGGAAAAGTTCTAGAGCACTACTCGCGGATGATGGATGCAACAAACACGAGCCTCAACACTGGAACGCTGTTCCTACGCCCCGATGGAGTTTCCGCCTTCGTAACGGCCTACTCAACGCCCCTTCACATAATGAACCCAAAGAACTGGGACTACGTGAAGCAGATGGTTCTGAGAAAAAAAGGCCTCTTCGCAGTTGCGTCCTCCACACTGGAACTCTACCTCCAGGGGGAGTGGAAGCCAGTCCTCAACGGGACGGCCTTTCACGTCAAGATACTACCTGAAGAGGAGAGGTTTGACGTAACGAAGATGGTTATGGGGTGAGTTTATGGAGACGAAGGCCCCGGTTAGGATCTACATGACCAGGAAGCTGATAGGGGTCAGCCCCGATGACACGGTGAAGAAGGCCTGTGGGATAATGGTGGACTTCGACATCGGCTCCCTCGTCGTCGTGGAGGACGGGAAGGTGGTTGGTTTCTTCACGAAGAGCGACATCATAAGGCGCGTCGTCATTCCTGGCCTTCCGAACGATACCCCAGTTAAGGAGATAATGACGAAAGACCTCGTGGCGGTGGATGTCAACGCGCCCCTGCGCGAGGTTCTCGACCTCATGGCAAAGAAGAGCATCAAACACATGCTCATAGAGGAAAACGGCGAGATTGTAGGAGTCTTCAGTCTCACGGACCTGCTGACTGCCAGCAGGAGGAAGCTTGAAACCGCGATAGCCGCGGAGTGAGGGCCATGCTAAGGATAGCTCACATAAGCGACACACACATAACGGGGGGCGAGGCCTACAAGAGCTACGCCTACGACCTTATAGTCAACGAGATAAACCGCGGGAGCTTCGACTTTGTCATCCACACCGGTGATATTACCAACCAAGGTTTGCGAGAGGAGTACGAGAGAGCCTCATACGAGCTGAAGAAGATTCAAAAGCCTCTCATCGTTCTCCCTGGGAATCATGATGTGAGGAACGTGGGATATGAGCTTTTTGAGGAGCTCATAGGGCCGAGGAACGGCGTCTTCGAGTTCAAGGATGGAGTCGTTATATGGGTTGACTCAACGATACCCGACCTGAGCGACGGCAGAATTGGCGGCAGGAAGTTTCGATGGCTGAAGGAGAGGCTTGAGGAGCACTCCGACCGGAGGTTCAAGATAGTCGCGGCTCATCATCACCTCGTCCCGCTCCCGAATACTGGACGGGAAAGGAATGTTCTCTTCAACGCAGGGGACGTGCTCGACCTCCTCATCCGACACGATGTTGCACTCTACACCTGTGGACACAAGCACGTGCCCAACGTTTACCGCGTTGAAGACCTTATAGTTGACAACGCCGGCTGTACTTCCTGTCGGAAAACCCGTAGGGGGGATGTGAACAGCTACAATATCATCACGCTACACGACGACGGGCGCATAGGGGTAAAGATAAGGCGCGTCACCGGCGATGAGGCGAGGAAGGAGCACAGACCGATAAGACCGAAGATTTTCGTGCCCTCCGGAAGGAGGCTCCTCAGGATAGTCCAGATGAGCGAGAGCAACGTCTCCGACAGGATATATTTCAGAAGACGGGTTCTGGAAAATGCGATACGGATGATAAACCACCTTAAGCCGGATCTCGCCGTCCACAACGGTGATGTGGTCGATATGGGTATTGAACGCTACTACGAGAAGGCCATCGGCTTCTACAGGAGGGTTAAGGGACGGAAGCTCGTCGTCCCGGGCCACAACGACATAACTTACCTCGGCCACGATCTCTTCACGGAGTACTTTGGTGAGCCTCGAGAGGTGGAGATGGGAAACTTTCTTGTAATCCCTGTTGTCAGCGCCCAGTACGAGACGCCGATTGGGGTCGTCGGGAGAATGGGTCAGAAGAAGCTTGCTGAGAAGCTGAAAGAGAATGAGGATAAGTTCAAGATAGTGGTGCTCCATCACAACATCGTCCCTATTCCAAGGAGCAGGGAACTTGGCTTCCTCGAGGACGGAGGGGATGTCCTCCACGTCTTAACGAAAGGGGGAGCGGACCTTGTCCTGACTGGCCATGGGGGAAACGCCTTTGGCGTTAAGGTTGAGGACACGCCGATAGTCAACGCGGGCTCGGTGAGCTGGGAGCTTCACAGGAACCCCTTCGGGAACAGTTTCAACGTGATAGACATCTACCGCGATATGATAGTCGTCTTCGAGGTACAGGCGACGTGGGGAAGTGGCAGACTGCTGGGGATATGGAAGGTGAAGAGACCATGATTACTCCCCCAGCTCCCTCATGAGCCTCTCTATCACGCCCTCCATAACCCCCCCGACCGTTTTTTCAAGCTCGACGTTCTCTATAATTGGAACACCGTGTTTTCTGGCCATTTTAACTATGTACTCCTGTACCTCAATAATCGAATCTATGTGCTCGAGGTAGTACTCCGCTGAGCGGGTACTGTAGAGAGAGCGCTCGTAGAAATGAGCCTCAAGGGCCTCTCTACTCCCCACGGTTATTACGTACATGAAGTCATGCTCGTCGGGTTCCACAAAGCCTGGGACTAGGTGTATCCCCTCCAAGACAGCGTTGAAGCCCTCCCTGTGGGTCCGCTCGAGAACCGCGTTGACGCCAACGGCCACGTGCCTCACTTGCTCCTCAAAGCCCCGAATCAGCGGCTTCCCTCCACTCACGGGGCCAACAGTTTTCCAGGCCAAAAAAGAGGATGTGTGAAGGTCTGGAAGCAGTTCAGGCGCTATTATCTTCCTCATTACCTCCCGTATTGTGTCCGTTCCTATGACACTCCTTATGCCAAGGCGAAAGGCAAGTTCCGTCGCGAGTGTTGACTTTCCAACTCCCGTCGCTCCTCCAAGGAGTATCGTTATCGGCACCTTCAAGCGTCTTAGCTGGCGCCAGAACAGATACCTCCGTGCTGCCTCTTTGAGGCCATGGTTCAGCAGGCTCCCATAGGTAAGCCCCCTTATCTCCTCTGTGGTTACCACGTGCGCCTTCCGTCCCTCGAGCGCCTTCTGGACTTCAGTGGCGATTATGTATGCAACGCCGACATCCACCCCGGCAAGGGTTATGGAGCGCGTGAGGATTCCACGCGAGAAGGGCAGCTTGATCCTCCTTTCAGGGTCTGTAACGACTATCATCTCCTTCCCCCCAGGACAGACTTTCCAAGCTTGAGAACGGCTGTGCGGAGGTCCTTCCCGTCGATGTTCATGGGCTCGTTGTCCATGTATATAACCTCAAGATCTTTCTCAAGCGCCCACCTCGTCACAACGTCAACGGCGGCCGCTTTAAGCTCCACCGCAACCGCATCGAGACTGGTGAATCCCCTCAAGTCACGGAGAAGGGCAGGTCTGTTCGAGAGGTTTCCCGAAACAGCGACAACCTCCGCCCCGAGGGCTTCAATCCCATCCTTTGCCCTCTCAACAGCCCTTCCAGAGGTCATGACGAGACCGAGCCGCTTCCCGCTGACGTCCCCTAAGGGCCTCGGTCTAAAGGCTGTGAGGTGGATATCCGCCGATGGATTGATTCTCCCAATTGTCCCCAACAGCTCAGCTCTCTTTCTTTCGTCAGCAAGGTCAGCCATGGTGACAACGACGATATCGGCTAAAGAAAGCCTAAAGGGACCAAAGTACCCCCTGAGAAAGTCTATCCTCTGAAGTGCACCCACCGCCAGGATGTAGCCGTCAGCCCTGTAAGCGGGAAACGTCGCACCGCTTCCCTCGAAGATTACGAGATCGTTGGGCAGGCTCTCGGCGAGCTTGACGCCTTCATCGATGACATCGAAGAAGGGAAATCCCGCCATCCCCCCACCACAGCGCCTGCACCCTATCGTGGTCACCCTCGCAGTGAGGGCATCCTCGATATGGTCTGAGGCGGCATGCCTTCCACTCCCGGCGAGTTCGAGCAAAAATTCCGGGGTTATCCCAGTTCTCCCCCTTATTATCTCCGGCTTCTCCGGGCCGCCGCGGCTCATGGTTACCACGACGGGGTTTGCAATCTTCCTCAGTACTCTAGCCACAAAGCCGCCGATGGCCGTTTTTCCAACGCGCTTCCCCGTGCCTATGACGGCAAGGCTCGGCTTTCTAGTTCTCTTCAGCGGCTTTGGCTTGAACTCAAAGTCCGCCCCCCTATATGCAACGCCGTGGAGCATGCAGAGCGTCGCTATCTTAAATCTGTCCTCATAGGTCAGAACAGGCTCGTCGCTCAGGTCAACCACCTCATCAATGTCGTTCTCTTGGAGTGCCCTTGTGAGGGCCTCAGAGTAATCCGTGCCAGTGTAGAATGGAACGCCAAGCCTCGCTTCGATCTCGCCAACGCTTCCTATCTTCTCGCTCCCTCCTAAGAAGACGACGCAACAAACCCCTCCAAGCATCTCAACGGCCCAAGTTGTAACATCTGGATAATGTTCGCCGTCGATGAGGACGAGTCTCCTCATATCATCACCGCTCATATTACCACAAGGAGGCTTTAACCTTTTGGAGTGCAAAGCACTACCCATCAGCGCAGGGAGGATGCAGGAAAGGTTATAAACCCCAAGGATGGTAAGTTATTGGCGGTCGCACGGTGCGACCCGTCTACAAGGAGGTGTGTGAAATGGCCGAGATGGTAGTCAAGAGTAAGGTTAAGGAGGCCGTTAAGGCTGTCGACCCGGGAATGAGGGTCAACCCGGAGTTCTACGACGCCCTTGAGGCGGAACTCAAGGTTCTCGTCGAGAAGGCCGTCAAGAGGGCGCAGGCCGAGGGCAAGAAGACCCTCTACCCGAGACACATCTGATTCCCTTCTCTTTCCTTACCTTCCATCGGTGCCCTTTTATGAGGAAGTGCCTATTCTTCACGGTGGTTATATGGGACTGAGAAAGCTTAGTGATTCTGCTTACCTGTATCCTGGAAGCCCATCAACTTTCATCAGGGTTTTTGATGATGGGGCCGTTCTAATCGACCCCGGCCACGGAAAGGGTCGGCACAAGGATCTGGGGAGGGAAGTGCGAAAGCTCGGGCTCGAGATAAAAGCCCAATTAGCGACCCACGGGCACGCTGACCATGTGGCTGTGGCACCAAGAATAAGCGCGCCGCTCTTCATACACCGCTTCGAGTTCTCGGTGGCAGAAAGCCCGCTGAACAGAGAGCTACTCACCTTTGGCTCAAAGGCTCCAGGAGGTTTCTTGGTCTTCCAGTTCCCGGAGGGGGTGAGGGTTCACACGGTCTTTGAGTGGGGTGATGAGCTCTTCGACCTGAAGGCTATCAGGCTCAACGGCCATTCACCGGGGATGACAGGCTTCTTGGACGGGGAGAACGGAATAATCTACGCCGGTGACTCCTTCTTTGGCGAGAGGGTCATCCAATCGGTTGGACTGCCCTATCTCGTTGACCCAGAATTATTCAAAACTTCAATTAAAGAATTACAGAATTATGTGGAAAAGAGCTACTTACTCATTCCATCACACGGGAAGCAGGTTAATGGAGAGGAAGCGACGGAACTGCTTGAGTTCAACCTCACACGAGTGGAAGAAACCAAATCCCTCATTCTGGAGCTTCTGAAAACTCCCATGCCAATGGACAAGTTGGCCTTCAGGATAATGAAGCACTACAGCGTCCAAATAACTCCCCAGAAGCTTGCCCTTAACCTCGTTCCAGTGAGGGCATTCATAGCGGAGCTGTACAATCAAGGGAGGATAGATGCTGTGGTGGACGAAGGGCTTAAGTGGGTGGTGAAAAAGGGGTAGCTTTGTGGATAGAACCCCAAAATTTTCCCAATCTTCGTGATTGGCGACCACAAAAATCACTCCTCATCGGGATAACACAGGTACCTGTAGGGGCAGAACTTGCAGGCGTAGGAGTACTCACCCCTCGGCGGCTTCCCCCGTTCGTAGGCCTTTTTGACCCTGTAAAAGTGTCTCAGCGTCTCCTTGAACAACCTATCGTCGTAGGGCACCTCAAAGGCCTTAAAGTTCGGTCCTTTGACTATGGGAAAGCGAGAGAAGTCGATTTTGCTTATGATCTTCATCGGCTCGTCGTGGAGCTTGATGTAGTAGAGGTAGCCGTATTCCGCCTCGGCCCAGCGCATATAGATGTTTAGCTGAGCCATGTGATAGTCGTAGGGCTTACCTGGGAGGCTGGTCTTTCCCTTAATTTCGATAGGGAAGTCACCTATGGCGTCTATCCTTCCGTGTATCTCAAAGCCTAGTCTGTTGGATCTCAGTATTAAATGCTTCTCAAGCTCGAAGCCGAAGCGCTTCTTCAGGATATCCCCGAGGACATTGTGGGTGTTGATGCCCTGGTTTAACCTGATTTTGACGAACTCGGGCCACCTCTCGGGATAACCCTTGAGCCTGAAGTATACCCTCCTTGGACATATTAAAGCCTCGCTCGCGTAGAACTCCAGGAATCCGTCGTTTTCATTGTTCCCGTTGCCGCTCATCGATTTCCCTCCAGGAACGGGGCGGGTCATCGGCCCGCGAACCTCGCCACCCCTGCGTCAGCTAATACCGACGTCATCACCCATCAGACTGGGCAAGGGTCGTCATCCGCTTGGGGAGTTAAGCCTAACCCGGCATTTAAACCTTTGGGAGAAACGAGGGGAGAAAATGAATACTAGAGAATCGGTCTTCTCCTCCTTTTGAGCGAGTAGCTCAGCCCGTAGGCTGGCCAGAGACTCGGGGGCTGCTCATAGTGGTGCAGGTTCCTCAGTATCTTCTCCGCGGTCTTGAGATTCTTCGCTCTGACCCTCAAAACACCCTCATTGAGTTCAACAATTCCCTCCGAGAGGCGCAGACGGAGCTTCGAGCCCTCCACCTCAGGACGGGCCTTCATGAGAAGCTCATGGTATTCCTCGTATGCCTCCCTGCTGAGCCTCTGCTCGAGAAGTACGGGTTTTTCACGCGGTTTAAACAGGCGGGAGAACCAACTATTCGGTGGTTCATCATCCATACCCTTCATCTACCTCCAGGTATCTCTTAATTCAAACTCCGTTCATAAGTTTTTAAGGCTTTCCCATCGATTTTTGACGAAACGGCGGGAGGAACGCTTTTAAGGGGTTTGGAAGGATTATCACCGATGCCACGGAAAAGCAGAACGCAGCTCATAAAGCCGCGCATAAGGGAAATCCTCTCCCAGGAACTTCCAGAAGGGCTAGTTCAACTACTCCCAAAGCACTGGGTTCAGATAGGAGACGTTCTCATCCTTCCGCTCAGGGAGGAGCTTGAACCGTACAAGCGCCGCATCGCCGAGGTCTACGCCGAGGTTATAGGTGCCAAAACCGTTCTCAGAAAGGGTCACATCTCCGGCGAGTTCCGCGAGACAAACTACGAGCTTCTCTACGGCCGTGATACGGTAACGATCCACGTCGAGAACGGGATCAAATACAAACTCGACGTTGATAGGGTCATGTTCTCACCGGCCAACGTCAAGGAGCGTGTCAGGATGGCAAAAGTGGCAAAGCCGGGGGAGCTGGTCGTTGACATGTTTGCTGGAATAGGTCACCTTAGCCTCCCGATGGCAGTTCACGGAAAGGCCCGCGTTATAGCGATAGAGAAGAGCCCATACACCTTCAGTTTTCTGATTGAAAACATCGAACTCAACGGAGTGCAGGACAGGATGACAGCCTATAACATCGATAACCGCGACTTTCAGGGTGAGAACATCGCGGACAGGGTTTTAATGGGCTATGTTATCAAAACGGCAGAGTTCATACCGAAGGCTTTAAGCATAGCGAAGGACGAGGCGGTGATCCACTACCACAACACTGTCCCTGAGAGATTGAGGCCAAGGGAACCCTTCGAAACCTTCCAAAGGATAGCAAAGGAGCACGGCTACGAGGCGGAGAAGCTCAACGAGCTGGTCATTAAACGCTATGCCCCTGGGGTCTGGCATGTGGTCGTTGATGTGAGGGTGTTCAAACAGTAGCAGATAACAGTTGAGCTTAACTCGGCTCTAATGTGAAACGCTTCCTTTTGCGAAGACCTTATATCCCTCAACCCGAAGGATTTTCGAGGTGATTCTGATATGGAGGCGAAAGGCGGTTATTGGGGTAGGATTCTAAGGGTCAACTTAACTACTAAAGAGGTCAAGGTCGAGCCACTCCCAGAGGAGTTCCCTAGGAGATACCTCGGGGGCGTAGGTTTCGGAACCAGGGTTCTCTACGATGAGGTTCCAGCTAAAACTGACCCGCTTGGTCAGGAGAACAAGATGATAATCACGCCGGGTCTCTTCGTTGATACTGGCATAGGAACCGGCTCAAAGACGGCCTTTAACTTCAAAAGCCCGCTTACCGGCGGTTACGGCAGATCTATGGCCGGTGCACAGCTTGGTGTTCAACTTAAGAGGGCCGGCTACGACATGCTCATCATCGAGGGGAAGAGCGACGAGTCAATGATGATTGTCATCGAGGATGACGATGTCAAATTCGCCCCCGCTGATGGTTACTGGGGCCTCACCACAGGAGAGGCCAGGGCCAAAGCAAAAGAGGAATACCCGGGGTTTGCAACGGCCTTTATAGGTCCGGCCGGCGAGAGGCTGAGTTTTATCTCAACGATCGAGACCGATGAGAGGCAGGCTGCTAGGGGCGGCCCCGGAGCCGTCCTTGGGAGCAAGAAACTCAAAGGCATACTCGTAAAGGGAAGCAAGAAGGTCCCGATAGCCAACCCCAAGAAGCTCCGTGAACTTATCAGGGAGTGGGCGATGGTGTTTAAGGATCACCCCGCCACCAAGGCCGACATGGGGTACGGAAGCGGCGAATTCCTCGACTGGATGAACCGTGAGCGCGGCACCTTCCCTGTTAGGAACTGGCAGATGGGCTTCTTCAAGAAGGCCTACGAAAAGGCCAAGGAGGAGGGAAGAGAGCACATAGGCATCGATCCCTACTTCTGGGCGCCGAGATACCGGGCCGGCAGGAGGCCATGCCCGATGTGCAACAAGCCGTGCAGCCAGTACGTTCACGTTGAGAGCGAGAAGTGGGGTACCTTCGAGGTCGACGGACCGGAGTACGAGACCCTCTACTCCTTCGGCGGCGTCCTTGAACTGGACGACTTCGAGACCGTTGCTTACCTCAACAAACTCGCTGATGAATACGGACTTGACACCATCTCGGCCGGCGTTACAATAGCCTGGGCTATGGAGGCCTACGAGCGCGGTCTCCTCACCAAGGAGGATACAGATGGCATTGAGCTCACCTTCGGCAACGGCGACGCGGCCGTTCAGGCCCTCAGGAAGATGGCGCTACGCGAGGGCAACCTCGGAAAGCTCCTTGCAGATGGTGTCAAGAGAGCCAGCGAGCGCTTGGGTAAAGACAGCTGGAAGTTCGCCATGCACGTTAAGGGCATGGAACCGCCAGCCTACGACGTCCGCGGCATAAAAGGAATGGCCTTAGCGTTCGCCGTCAATGTCCGCGGTGCCGACCATCTCACCAGTGGTGCCTATGGGGCAGAGCTGGTCGGCAAGTGGTGGAAGTTCGACAACATCGACAGAACCAAGGGGGAGAACAAGGGATTCGAGATTGCCTTCCACGAGAATCTCATGGCCGTCTACGACGCCACCGGCACGTGCAAGTTCTCAAGGCACATGTACTTCCTTGAGGGCTTCCCACCGCTGATTGAGGCCGTCACCGGCATGAACATCGACGAGGCCGAGCTGATGGTCATTGGCGAGAGAATTATGAACATCGCCCGCGCTTTCAACGTCCGCGAGGGCTTCAGCAGGAAGGACGACACCCTACCGTACAGGGTCATGTGGGAGCCAATACCAGAGGGAGTTAGCAAGGGACTCCACGTCCCGCCGTGGGAGCTCGACAGGATGCTGGACGAATATTACCAGGCCCGTGGCTGGAGCAGAGACGGCATCCCGACCAGGGTCAAGCTAATAGCTTTGGACCTCCCAGACATCGCGGAGGACATTGGGGCGGGGATCTGATTCTTGGCCCCTTTTTCTATAACCCTGCCAAGCAAAGTTTCACCGAAGGTTGCGATTTTCCGCTAAAACGTCCCCCTGTTTAAGGATTTCATGTTGTTAACCACGGGGTTAACTTCCCCCTGACGCCCTACAAGCTTTCCGTCAACGCTTTGCGAAGCAAGCAAACTTTGCAGTGCAAAGTTTGGTCAAAGAACAAACTTCCGCCAAAACCTCCCGGAAGGAGTTTGCATGTCTTCTAAGATTGCAGGCCCAAAGTGGGTCTGTATCTGAAAAGGCAAGCTAAATTTTGCTTCAACTTCTCTCAACGCTAGGAGGGTGCTTTATAGAGTGAGACTCTCATCAGAGAGTAAGTGAGTAAAAACCCTCTCAGAAACGTAACTTGTAGAAAGGCACCTCATTTTTCCACCAGCGCTTGCTCTGCAAGGGCTAAATGGTGGGCCCGCGGGGATTCGAACCCCGGACCTCCACCTTGTAAGGGTGGCGTCATAACCAGTCTAGACCACGGGCCCGCCCGATATAAGAGAAAGAGGGAGAGTTATAAAATTTTCTACTTTTCCACCCCCCTCCTCACCTTCACGGCCAGTCCACTCTGGAAGACCTTCAGCTCCTCGCCGCTGAGGAGCGTTTGGCCTGTCGCGAGGAGTTCGTCCCTCTCGCTTACCACCAGAACCTCGTCGTAGGGCCGTATATTTGGATCGGCATCGACGATGAACTTGGCGAAGACATTCTTTCCCTTCCTCGCGAAGGGATCAGCATCCTCGTTGACAACGACGCGCATCTTTGGGTATGGCAGGATCTCGTGAAGCCTCCTTGCCCCTTCAATGCCAAGCGTTAGAAGGCCGTCCTCCGCGCGGAAGGTTGCAAGGTGCTTGCCATTGACCTTTATCTGTCTTGGCATTCCTGTCTTCCTTGAAAGCTCAACGAAGGCATCTCTAAACGCCTCGCCGGCCCCTTCTCCAAATTGATATTCGGCAATGATCATAATGTAGTTCCTCGCCTCCCCCTTTCTGGGCTTCTCTATCATGAAATCCTCCTCGCCTTCGCTCTGGGCGAAGGGGTAGCTCAAGCTGAGATACTTTGGAATCTCCCCGAATATCGGATGCTCTACCGTCTCCGGGAACTTACCCTTAACCCGCTCGGCCCTCTCCCTTGCCCTAACAGCCGTCGGCCACCTCATGGATTCCTCGCTCACCTTGAAGAACGCACTGGCTTTAGTTGCGGGCTCGTTCTTCTCGAGGTAATCTCGATACTCAAGCAAGCGCTTGTAAGCGGCATAAAGCTTGGGGTGGGAGCGGGCGCGCTCATCAACTAGCTCCCAGAGGGTTCCCTCTTTTATCGCCTGTTTCACGCGGTTGAGCTCCTCACGAAGTACCCAGAGGTTGTGGATTGCCAGAAGCCTCGCCCTCTCCTCCTTTGGCATCTCCATGAGTTCCCCCGGGGTGTAGCGGGAGCAGACGGGGCAGGAGCAGGGGAAGTATTCAAGTTCATCCAAGCGCTTCGTCCCCTCAGGAGTTAAATACCGGTCGTCCTTGGCGTAGAGGGCGTAGCTGGCCGAGTCAAAGAGGTCTATCCCCATCGCCACTGCCAGGGCAAAGATCATCGGATGACCAGCACCAAAGAGGTGAACCGGTCTGTCCGGCCTCAGCCCCTGCTTTGAGGCAATAATGACATCGACCAAATCACGGTATCGGTAGCTCTCCATCAGCGGGACGACGGCGCCAATCGGGTGGATTTCAAAGTTCATCTCACCCAGTTCCCTCGCGGCGTAGGTTCTCAGATCAGGGTAGGTAGAACCCTGAACGGCCGCGTTCATAGCTATCTCCCTTATCTCCTCGGCCTCTCTAGCCCTCTCCAGCGTTATTCTGAGGTCCTCCTCCGCCTTCTCCCGCGGAGCGTCCGGAGGGGTTGGTACGTCGAGGAAAGTTCCCACGTCAACACCAATGTCATGCTGAAACTGAACTATCTCGCGATTAGTAACTTCAACGTCTCCGTAGCGCATGAGCTGGAAGGAACCGGAATC includes these proteins:
- a CDS encoding aldehyde ferredoxin oxidoreductase family protein; its protein translation is MEAKGGYWGRILRVNLTTKEVKVEPLPEEFPRRYLGGVGFGTRVLYDEVPAKTDPLGQENKMIITPGLFVDTGIGTGSKTAFNFKSPLTGGYGRSMAGAQLGVQLKRAGYDMLIIEGKSDESMMIVIEDDDVKFAPADGYWGLTTGEARAKAKEEYPGFATAFIGPAGERLSFISTIETDERQAARGGPGAVLGSKKLKGILVKGSKKVPIANPKKLRELIREWAMVFKDHPATKADMGYGSGEFLDWMNRERGTFPVRNWQMGFFKKAYEKAKEEGREHIGIDPYFWAPRYRAGRRPCPMCNKPCSQYVHVESEKWGTFEVDGPEYETLYSFGGVLELDDFETVAYLNKLADEYGLDTISAGVTIAWAMEAYERGLLTKEDTDGIELTFGNGDAAVQALRKMALREGNLGKLLADGVKRASERLGKDSWKFAMHVKGMEPPAYDVRGIKGMALAFAVNVRGADHLTSGAYGAELVGKWWKFDNIDRTKGENKGFEIAFHENLMAVYDATGTCKFSRHMYFLEGFPPLIEAVTGMNIDEAELMVIGERIMNIARAFNVREGFSRKDDTLPYRVMWEPIPEGVSKGLHVPPWELDRMLDEYYQARGWSRDGIPTRVKLIALDLPDIAEDIGAGI
- the tgtA gene encoding tRNA guanosine(15) transglycosylase TgtA, which produces MVDFKFEVKARDAAGRIGKLTINGKTVETPVIMPVVNPKQLMVTPKELKEMGFGMIITNSYIIYKTPELRERALEEGIHKLLSYGGIIEVDSGSFQLMRYGDVEVTNREIVQFQHDIGVDVGTFLDVPTPPDAPREKAEEDLRITLERAREAEEIREIAMNAAVQGSTYPDLRTYAARELGEMNFEIHPIGAVVPLMESYRYRDLVDVIIASKQGLRPDRPVHLFGAGHPMIFALAVAMGIDLFDSASYALYAKDDRYLTPEGTKRLDELEYFPCSCPVCSRYTPGELMEMPKEERARLLAIHNLWVLREELNRVKQAIKEGTLWELVDERARSHPKLYAAYKRLLEYRDYLEKNEPATKASAFFKVSEESMRWPTAVRARERAERVKGKFPETVEHPIFGEIPKYLSLSYPFAQSEGEEDFMIEKPRKGEARNYIMIIAEYQFGEGAGEAFRDAFVELSRKTGMPRQIKVNGKHLATFRAEDGLLTLGIEGARRLHEILPYPKMRVVVNEDADPFARKGKNVFAKFIVDADPNIRPYDEVLVVSERDELLATGQTLLSGEELKVFQSGLAVKVRRGVEK